One stretch of Croceibacterium atlanticum DNA includes these proteins:
- a CDS encoding M1 family metallopeptidase: protein MKRLATSALSAILLASTAPAAFAADNPAAPAAPLPESVPSDLPRTAAPTHYAIDFTPDMEALTFTGTEVIDLEVFSATDTLVLNAEDLELSEARLTPLSGGSAITLTPTPGENGQTVKLTAGKRFKPGKYKLALGYSGTIRTQASGLFALDYPDKRTGEEVRALFTQFEAPDARAFAPMFDEPSYKATFDLSATVPADLMPLSNMPVKSVEKRTDGTKHVTFLTSPKMSSYLLFFGLGDFERLSMAATDGTDVGIVGPVGSGEQSRYALESLAPLMSYFGDYFGVPFPLPKLDNIAGPGQSQFFGAMENWGAIFTFERILLEDPAIASPATRQNIFSVQAHETAHQWFGDIVTMAWWDDLWLNEGFASWLETKATDHFNPDWHWLLGRVGGREAAMGLDSFVTTHPVVQEIRTATEAEQAFDTIAYQKGEAVISMLEAYAGEDVWRDGIRNYVQAHKYGNTVSNDLWQAVEQAGATGITAIANDFTRQPGVPLVLANARCTGGNTTLTLKQSEFSRDRKEEVAANPQSWRVPIFIENAQGTTDRHVLHGEMTLTIEGCGPVVVNGGQLGYFRTLYQPEMIAKLTEAMPTLKPIDQLGLTTDNLALAQAGYQKEGLALDLLAAIPADANPVVADGTIGRWGGIYGLLEDENAKGKLASLVEDMWLPRLQQLGFEPVDGEPVATSNLRAELISTLGAMGNAQVLEQASTRFGALADDPRALDGPLKTTWLNIASRNITPEQWDMLAELARNSTSSTEQMTYYARLGAAKEETLAKKALDLALTGEAGTGSATIITTVAGKHPKLAFDFMMANREKVEAMLDSSGRGRFFARIAASMDDPEMLGQLEALRDSLPEDERITINRALVSLKQRFESQPRRRAEVKEWLAAR, encoded by the coding sequence TTGAAGCGTCTCGCCACGTCTGCCCTTTCCGCCATTCTGCTTGCCAGCACCGCCCCCGCGGCATTCGCCGCAGATAACCCGGCCGCCCCCGCCGCTCCGCTTCCCGAAAGCGTGCCGAGCGACCTGCCCCGCACGGCAGCCCCGACCCATTACGCGATCGATTTCACGCCGGACATGGAAGCGCTGACCTTCACCGGAACGGAAGTGATCGACCTGGAAGTCTTTTCCGCGACCGATACGCTGGTGCTGAACGCGGAAGACCTCGAACTCTCCGAAGCGCGGCTGACCCCGCTCTCAGGTGGCAGCGCCATCACGCTGACGCCCACACCGGGCGAAAACGGCCAGACGGTAAAGCTCACCGCCGGCAAACGCTTCAAGCCCGGCAAGTACAAGCTCGCCCTCGGTTATTCCGGCACCATCCGCACGCAGGCCAGCGGCCTGTTCGCGCTGGATTATCCGGACAAGCGGACGGGGGAGGAAGTCCGCGCCCTGTTCACCCAGTTCGAAGCGCCCGATGCGCGTGCCTTCGCGCCCATGTTCGACGAGCCGAGCTACAAGGCGACCTTCGATCTTTCCGCCACCGTCCCCGCCGACCTGATGCCGCTGAGCAACATGCCGGTGAAGAGCGTGGAGAAGCGGACCGACGGCACCAAGCATGTGACCTTCCTCACCAGCCCTAAAATGTCGAGCTATCTGCTCTTCTTCGGCCTCGGCGATTTCGAACGGCTGAGCATGGCCGCGACAGACGGCACCGATGTGGGCATTGTCGGCCCGGTCGGCAGTGGCGAACAGTCACGCTATGCCCTGGAATCGCTGGCCCCGCTGATGAGCTATTTCGGGGATTATTTCGGCGTGCCCTTCCCGCTGCCGAAACTGGACAACATTGCCGGCCCCGGCCAGTCGCAATTCTTCGGCGCGATGGAAAACTGGGGCGCGATCTTCACCTTCGAACGCATCCTGCTGGAAGATCCGGCCATTGCCAGCCCCGCCACCCGGCAGAACATTTTCAGCGTGCAAGCGCATGAAACGGCCCATCAGTGGTTCGGCGATATCGTGACCATGGCCTGGTGGGACGATCTGTGGCTGAATGAAGGTTTCGCCAGCTGGCTGGAAACCAAGGCGACGGATCATTTCAACCCGGACTGGCACTGGCTGCTTGGCCGCGTTGGCGGGCGCGAAGCGGCGATGGGGCTGGACAGCTTCGTCACCACGCATCCCGTCGTGCAGGAAATCCGCACTGCGACCGAGGCGGAACAGGCATTCGACACCATCGCCTATCAGAAGGGCGAAGCGGTCATTTCCATGCTGGAAGCCTATGCCGGCGAAGATGTGTGGCGCGACGGCATCCGCAATTACGTGCAGGCTCACAAATACGGCAACACGGTCAGCAATGATCTGTGGCAGGCCGTGGAGCAGGCTGGCGCAACCGGCATCACCGCGATCGCGAATGATTTCACCCGTCAGCCGGGCGTGCCGCTGGTGCTGGCCAATGCGCGTTGCACGGGCGGCAATACCACGCTGACCCTGAAGCAGAGCGAATTCAGCCGCGACCGCAAGGAAGAAGTGGCCGCCAATCCGCAAAGCTGGCGCGTGCCGATCTTCATTGAAAATGCCCAAGGCACGACCGATCGCCATGTGCTGCACGGCGAAATGACGCTGACAATCGAGGGTTGCGGCCCGGTGGTCGTCAATGGCGGCCAGCTCGGCTATTTCCGCACGCTCTACCAGCCGGAGATGATCGCCAAGCTCACCGAGGCGATGCCGACGCTGAAGCCGATCGACCAGCTTGGCCTGACCACGGATAATCTGGCGCTGGCACAGGCCGGCTATCAGAAGGAAGGGCTTGCGCTGGACCTACTGGCCGCGATCCCCGCCGATGCCAATCCGGTAGTGGCCGACGGCACGATTGGCCGTTGGGGCGGCATTTACGGCCTGCTGGAAGATGAAAACGCCAAGGGCAAGCTGGCTTCCCTGGTGGAAGACATGTGGCTGCCGCGCCTGCAGCAGCTTGGCTTTGAGCCGGTCGATGGCGAACCTGTCGCCACCAGCAATCTGCGTGCAGAACTGATTTCCACCCTGGGCGCGATGGGCAATGCGCAGGTGCTGGAACAGGCCAGCACCCGCTTCGGCGCGCTGGCCGACGATCCGCGCGCGCTGGACGGGCCGCTCAAGACCACCTGGCTGAATATCGCATCGCGCAATATCACGCCGGAACAGTGGGACATGCTGGCCGAACTCGCCCGCAATTCCACCAGTTCGACCGAACAGATGACCTATTACGCCCGCCTGGGCGCCGCCAAGGAAGAAACGCTGGCGAAAAAGGCGCTGGACCTGGCCCTGACCGGTGAAGCCGGCACGGGCAGCGCCACGATCATCACCACGGTCGCGGGCAAACATCCGAAGCTGGCCTTCGATTTCATGATGGCCAATCGTGAAAAGGTGGAAGCGATGCTGGATTCGTCCGGCCGCGGCCGCTTCTTCGCCCGCATTGCCGCCAGCATGGACGATCCCGAAATGCTGGGTCAGCTGGAAGCGCTGCGCGACAGCCTGCCGGAGGATGAGCGGATCACGATCAACCGCGCTCTCGTTTCGCTCAAGCAGCGATTCGAAAGCCAGCCGCGCCGCCGCGCCGAAGTGAAGGAGTGGCTTGCGGCCCGGTAA
- a CDS encoding sensor histidine kinase, whose amino-acid sequence MRRFFPRSLLGQMLLAVALALLVAQALSAILQFRAAEQRREMYAANQLAFQLIADPRFDYRLRNDDSRIPGDDKRRRWQRLRVERTSDYPLMDNEQRDAAGEELLRRILSEQGIEPAELIVTRRRVADDDYVMRIAQRRGNWTTAPEWTQDDMLVAGLRRVGEDEYTVARFPYSDRGDSKLGSLVAQTLVLYIVLVGGLALLLRRITRPLAALTTRVETFAATRAIDGQIEPSGPEDTRRLIAAHNAMERRIAALLDEKDVMLGAIGHDLKTPLAALRVRIESVENDTEREKMAATIEDITSSLDDILSLARVGRPSDPLERTDLSALLSSVVEEYEDMGSPVELGATRRMAMRLRATWLRRALRNLISNALRYGETARVSLQRENGEAVIRIEDDGPGIPEGEIAAMMEPFSRGEASRNRVTGGAGLGLTLARAIAEQHGGSLTLRNRIADGAQIVGLVAELRLPLD is encoded by the coding sequence ATGCGCCGTTTCTTTCCTCGCAGCCTGCTGGGGCAGATGCTGCTGGCCGTGGCGCTGGCCCTGCTGGTGGCGCAGGCCCTGTCGGCCATCCTGCAATTCCGCGCCGCGGAACAGAGGCGCGAAATGTATGCCGCGAACCAGCTGGCCTTTCAGCTGATCGCGGATCCACGCTTCGATTACCGCCTGCGCAATGATGACAGCCGCATTCCGGGCGATGACAAGCGCCGCCGCTGGCAAAGGCTGCGCGTGGAACGCACCAGCGATTACCCGCTGATGGACAATGAACAGCGCGATGCCGCGGGCGAGGAATTGCTCCGCCGTATCCTGTCCGAACAGGGCATCGAACCAGCCGAACTGATAGTGACGCGGCGCAGGGTGGCCGATGACGATTACGTGATGCGCATCGCGCAGAGGCGGGGCAACTGGACCACGGCGCCCGAATGGACGCAGGACGATATGCTGGTGGCCGGGCTGCGCCGCGTGGGCGAGGATGAATATACTGTCGCCCGGTTCCCCTATAGCGACCGGGGAGACAGCAAGCTGGGCTCGCTGGTGGCGCAAACGCTGGTTCTCTACATCGTGCTGGTGGGCGGGCTGGCCCTGTTGCTGCGCCGCATAACGCGCCCCCTTGCCGCCCTGACCACGAGGGTGGAAACTTTCGCGGCAACCCGCGCGATAGACGGCCAGATCGAACCTAGCGGGCCGGAGGATACGCGCCGCCTGATTGCCGCGCATAACGCAATGGAACGGCGCATCGCCGCCCTGCTGGACGAAAAGGACGTCATGCTCGGCGCGATCGGGCACGATCTCAAGACGCCGCTGGCCGCCCTGCGGGTACGGATTGAATCGGTTGAGAATGACACCGAACGGGAAAAAATGGCCGCGACGATCGAGGATATCACCTCCTCGCTGGACGATATCCTGTCGCTCGCCCGGGTCGGCAGGCCCAGCGATCCGCTGGAACGCACCGATCTCTCCGCCCTGCTATCTTCCGTGGTGGAAGAATATGAAGACATGGGCAGCCCGGTGGAACTGGGCGCCACCCGGCGCATGGCCATGCGGCTGCGGGCCACCTGGCTGCGCCGCGCCTTGCGCAACCTCATCAGCAATGCCCTGCGTTATGGCGAAACTGCCCGCGTATCGCTTCAGCGCGAAAACGGGGAAGCGGTGATCCGGATCGAGGATGACGGCCCCGGCATTCCCGAAGGCGAGATTGCAGCCATGATGGAACCGTTTTCGCGCGGGGAAGCATCGCGCAACCGCGTGACCGGCGGGGCGGGACTTGGCCTGACGCTTGCCCGTGCGATTGCCGAACAGCATGGCGGATCGCTAACGCTTCGCAATCGTATAGCAGACGGAGCGCAGATTGTCGGGCTGGTCGCCGAACTGCGTTTGCCCCTCGACTAA
- a CDS encoding pyridoxal phosphate-dependent aminotransferase, with product MSREHLSPALRRIAASPTTAMTDRATELREAGRDIISLSVGEPDFATPPHVVQAAKDALDQGLTRYTPVTGMARLKQAAALHFRRDLGIEADPANIVVTAGGKQALFEVLCASVGEGDEVIVPAPWWVSYPQMVRFAGGRVVPLITHARDNFRFDAADLAALITPKTQWLLLNSPGNPTGATYPAEMLQGIGKLLRDHPRVMVLSDDIYAPLNYTGARHATLANVCPDLADQICTISGVSKSHAMTGFRIGVATGPAWLIEAMGRLQSNSSGNPASISQAAAIAAFEGPQEFLAEWREVFRARRDLVVGRINAIPGLSTPVPEGAFYCFIDASPLMERFGGDDTRLALHLLEHGVAVVAASAFGGRNGFRISFAAEETVLEEAMHRIAAALA from the coding sequence ATGAGTCGCGAACATCTCAGCCCCGCCCTGCGGCGCATTGCCGCTTCGCCCACAACGGCCATGACTGATCGCGCCACCGAACTGCGCGAGGCGGGACGGGACATAATTTCACTGTCCGTCGGGGAACCCGATTTCGCCACCCCGCCCCATGTCGTGCAGGCAGCCAAGGACGCGCTGGATCAGGGGCTGACCAGATATACGCCGGTCACGGGCATGGCCCGTCTCAAACAGGCGGCAGCGCTCCATTTCCGCCGCGACCTGGGGATAGAGGCAGATCCGGCCAATATCGTGGTCACAGCGGGGGGCAAGCAGGCCCTGTTCGAAGTGCTTTGCGCATCGGTGGGCGAAGGGGACGAGGTGATCGTCCCCGCCCCTTGGTGGGTCAGCTATCCGCAGATGGTGCGCTTCGCCGGGGGGCGTGTTGTCCCGCTGATCACCCATGCGCGGGACAATTTCCGATTCGACGCCGCGGATCTGGCGGCCCTGATCACACCCAAGACACAATGGCTGCTGCTGAATAGTCCCGGCAACCCGACCGGGGCAACCTATCCGGCGGAGATGTTGCAAGGCATCGGGAAACTGCTGCGCGACCATCCGCGTGTCATGGTGCTGTCGGATGATATCTACGCCCCGCTCAATTATACGGGCGCGCGCCATGCCACACTGGCAAATGTCTGCCCCGATCTGGCAGACCAGATCTGCACCATCTCGGGCGTGTCCAAAAGCCATGCGATGACCGGGTTCCGCATCGGCGTGGCAACCGGCCCGGCCTGGCTGATAGAGGCGATGGGCAGGCTGCAATCCAATTCCAGCGGTAATCCCGCATCGATCAGCCAGGCAGCCGCCATCGCCGCCTTCGAAGGGCCGCAGGAATTCCTTGCCGAATGGCGCGAGGTCTTCCGCGCAAGGCGCGATCTGGTGGTGGGGCGGATCAACGCGATTCCGGGTCTGTCGACACCAGTGCCCGAAGGCGCATTCTATTGTTTCATCGACGCTTCCCCCCTGATGGAGAGGTTCGGCGGGGACGATACCAGGCTGGCCCTGCATCTGCTGGAACACGGCGTGGCAGTGGTGGCGGCAAGTGCTTTTGGCGGGCGTAACGGCTTCCGCATCAGCTTTGCTGCCGAGGAAACCGTGTTGGAAGAGGCGATGCACCGCATCGCCGCCGCCCTGGCATGA
- a CDS encoding helicase HerA-like domain-containing protein: MADIFLGLAEGGERQALHLGRANRHGLIAGATGTGKTVTLQGLAESFSANGVPVFVADVKGDLSGISMAGSPTFKNADKLESRAKELGMEDYAYSDNPAIFWDLYGEQGHPIRTTVSEMGPLLLARLLDLNDTQEGVLNIVFRFADEEGLLLLDLEDLQAMLAHTAENASELTAKYGNVTRASIGAIQRQLLSLDSQGGGQFFGEPALEIEDFLKCDDQGRGFINVLAADRLMRSPKLYATFLLWLLAELFEVLPEVGDQDKPKLVFFFDEAHLLFDDAPKALQDTIEQVVRLIRSKGVGVFFVTQNPIDIPEEVAGQLGNRVQHALRAFTPRDQRAIKAAAETFRINPHLDVEQAITELRVGEALVSTLLEDGAPSVVQRTLIKPPRSRLGPVTAKERAIIRSISPLDGKYDELVDRESAEEVLAQKIADAAATAEEVAEKGEEEVRKRERKSPSLWDGLGGKVFKAATSAAAASAGSILASKLSGRKSRANPTATASSAAAGTIATEIGKAVGIPGLGRFARNLVGGLMR; the protein is encoded by the coding sequence ATGGCGGATATTTTTCTGGGCCTTGCCGAAGGTGGAGAGCGGCAGGCGCTGCATCTGGGGCGCGCCAACCGGCACGGTCTGATCGCGGGCGCGACAGGAACCGGCAAGACGGTGACGCTGCAGGGGCTGGCGGAAAGTTTTTCGGCCAATGGCGTGCCGGTTTTCGTGGCCGATGTAAAAGGCGATCTGTCCGGCATTTCCATGGCCGGATCCCCGACCTTCAAAAATGCCGACAAGCTGGAAAGCCGGGCGAAGGAACTGGGCATGGAAGATTATGCCTATTCCGACAATCCGGCGATCTTCTGGGATCTCTATGGTGAACAGGGGCACCCGATCCGGACCACGGTTTCGGAAATGGGGCCATTGCTGCTCGCCCGGCTGCTGGATCTCAACGATACGCAGGAAGGCGTCCTGAACATCGTCTTCCGTTTCGCGGACGAGGAAGGATTGCTGCTGCTGGACCTTGAGGACCTGCAGGCAATGCTGGCCCATACGGCTGAGAATGCGAGCGAACTGACCGCGAAATACGGCAATGTGACAAGGGCCAGCATCGGCGCGATCCAGCGCCAGCTGCTCTCGCTCGACAGCCAGGGCGGCGGCCAGTTCTTTGGCGAACCCGCGCTTGAGATCGAGGATTTCCTGAAATGCGACGACCAGGGCCGTGGTTTCATCAATGTCCTCGCCGCGGACAGATTGATGCGGAGCCCCAAGCTCTATGCCACATTCCTGCTCTGGCTGCTGGCGGAACTGTTCGAGGTTCTGCCTGAAGTCGGCGATCAGGATAAGCCGAAGCTGGTCTTCTTCTTTGACGAGGCGCATCTGCTGTTCGACGATGCGCCAAAGGCATTGCAGGATACGATCGAACAGGTCGTGCGCCTGATCCGGTCCAAGGGTGTGGGCGTGTTCTTCGTCACCCAGAACCCGATCGACATTCCCGAAGAAGTGGCCGGGCAGCTGGGCAACCGCGTGCAACATGCGCTGCGCGCCTTCACCCCGCGCGACCAGCGCGCGATCAAGGCTGCGGCGGAAACATTCCGCATCAATCCCCATCTCGATGTCGAACAGGCGATAACCGAATTGCGCGTGGGTGAAGCGCTGGTTTCCACCCTGCTGGAAGATGGCGCGCCCAGCGTGGTCCAGCGCACGCTGATCAAGCCGCCGCGATCAAGGCTCGGCCCGGTCACGGCAAAGGAACGGGCGATCATCCGGTCCATCAGCCCGCTGGACGGCAAATATGATGAACTGGTTGACCGCGAAAGCGCAGAGGAAGTGCTGGCGCAGAAGATCGCCGATGCTGCGGCCACGGCGGAAGAAGTGGCCGAAAAGGGCGAAGAGGAAGTGCGCAAGCGCGAACGCAAGAGCCCGTCCCTGTGGGATGGGCTGGGCGGCAAAGTGTTCAAGGCGGCGACCAGTGCCGCGGCCGCCAGTGCGGGGTCGATCCTGGCCAGCAAATTGTCCGGCAGGAAAAGCCGCGCCAATCCGACGGCCACGGCATCCAGCGCTGCGGCCGGTACCATCGCCACCGAAATCGGCAAGGCGGTGGGGATCCCCGGCCTCGGCCGGTTCGCCCGCAATCTGGTTGGCGGGTTGATGCGGTAA
- the rpmG gene encoding 50S ribosomal protein L33 translates to MAKPATVKIRLNSTAGTGFFYVTKKNPRNQTEKLTFRKYDPIAKKHVEFKEGKIK, encoded by the coding sequence ATGGCGAAGCCCGCAACCGTCAAGATCCGGCTGAACTCGACCGCTGGCACCGGCTTTTTCTACGTCACGAAGAAGAACCCGCGCAACCAGACGGAAAAGCTGACCTTCCGCAAGTATGACCCGATTGCGAAGAAGCATGTCGAGTTCAAGGAAGGCAAGATCAAGTAA
- a CDS encoding RluA family pseudouridine synthase — translation MTIPILYEDAEALVIDKPAGLPIEKPRAGGPSLSDHWEELKLGFHRLPAPSHRIDTDTSGCLLLARNPRALRRFASAFAERQVSKRYLGILSEIPGTREGTIELGLTKISSEKGGWRMIAARRGKPSVTHWRLIAEIGHHALVEFRPETGRTHQIRVHAASGIGIPLLGDPIYGKAGSAPRTMLHSAGIEMPRYGKDPIIARAPLPADFVDQGFTDE, via the coding sequence ATGACCATTCCCATCCTCTATGAGGATGCCGAAGCGCTGGTGATCGACAAGCCGGCCGGATTGCCGATAGAGAAACCGCGCGCCGGGGGGCCTTCGCTCAGCGATCATTGGGAAGAGCTTAAGCTGGGCTTTCACCGCCTTCCCGCCCCGTCGCACCGGATCGATACGGACACATCAGGCTGCCTGCTGCTGGCCCGCAACCCCCGCGCATTGCGACGCTTCGCCTCCGCTTTCGCGGAACGGCAGGTGAGCAAGCGCTATCTCGGGATATTGTCCGAAATACCGGGGACCAGGGAAGGCACGATCGAATTGGGCCTGACCAAGATCAGCAGCGAAAAAGGCGGCTGGCGGATGATCGCGGCGCGCCGGGGCAAGCCATCCGTCACCCATTGGCGGCTGATTGCGGAAATCGGCCATCACGCGCTGGTGGAATTCCGCCCGGAAACCGGCCGCACGCACCAGATCCGCGTCCATGCCGCCAGCGGGATCGGCATCCCCCTGCTGGGCGATCCGATTTATGGCAAAGCCGGCAGCGCACCACGCACGATGCTCCATTCCGCCGGAATCGAAATGCCGCGTTACGGCAAGGATCCGATCATCGCCCGCGCGCCCTTGCCGGCCGATTTCGTGGATCAGGGCTTCACCGATGAATGA
- the arfB gene encoding alternative ribosome rescue aminoacyl-tRNA hydrolase ArfB, with product MNDLVQRAQSLAEESFIAASGPGGQNVNKVATAVQLRLNIYRLGLEPRVFHRLKKLAGRRINTRGEIVLDARRFRTQEANRQDARDKLAALIEEALVEPRKRARTRVNRVGKVQRLKAKKVRGEVKANRGKVDW from the coding sequence ATGAATGACCTGGTGCAACGCGCGCAATCGCTGGCGGAGGAAAGTTTCATCGCCGCATCGGGGCCTGGCGGGCAGAATGTGAACAAGGTGGCCACCGCGGTGCAGTTACGGCTGAACATCTATCGGCTGGGCCTGGAACCGCGTGTCTTCCACCGGCTGAAGAAGCTGGCGGGGCGGCGAATCAACACCAGGGGGGAAATCGTGCTCGATGCGCGGCGTTTCCGGACACAGGAAGCGAATCGGCAGGATGCGCGCGACAAGCTGGCCGCCTTGATCGAAGAGGCGCTGGTGGAACCGAGGAAAAGGGCCCGTACCCGCGTGAACCGGGTCGGCAAGGTCCAGCGGCTCAAGGCGAAAAAGGTGCGCGGAGAGGTAAAGGCCAATCGCGGCAAGGTGGACTGGTAG
- a CDS encoding response regulator — MPTRLLLVDDEPSLREPLADYLTRQGFDVSQAEDASKARARLLEQAPDLVLLDIMMPGEDGLSLCRHLTEAKDIPVILLTARGEATDRIVGLEIGADDYVVKPFEPRELVARIRSVLRRANKSAPVAEEDALYLFENWKLDPLKRRLVDPEGTVVPISSAEFRLLMAFLAHPRQVLDRDRLLDMVQGREAHLFDRAVDNQVSRLRRKIEEDSRDPKLIQTVWGGGYRLAADVRRVAQSKG, encoded by the coding sequence ATGCCCACAAGGCTGCTGCTGGTCGATGACGAACCCAGCCTGCGTGAACCCCTGGCGGATTACCTTACCCGCCAGGGGTTCGACGTGTCGCAGGCGGAAGACGCATCGAAGGCACGGGCGCGCCTGCTCGAACAGGCGCCCGATCTCGTCCTGCTCGACATCATGATGCCCGGGGAAGACGGGCTTTCCCTGTGCCGCCACCTGACCGAGGCGAAGGACATTCCGGTGATCCTGCTGACCGCGCGCGGAGAAGCCACGGACCGGATCGTGGGGCTGGAAATCGGCGCGGACGATTATGTCGTCAAACCCTTTGAACCGCGCGAACTTGTCGCCCGCATCCGCTCTGTCCTGCGCCGCGCGAACAAGTCGGCCCCGGTGGCGGAAGAAGACGCGCTCTATCTGTTCGAAAACTGGAAGCTGGACCCGCTGAAGCGGCGGCTGGTCGATCCGGAAGGCACGGTGGTGCCGATCTCCTCCGCCGAATTCCGCCTGCTGATGGCTTTCCTGGCGCATCCGCGGCAAGTGCTCGACCGGGATCGCCTGCTCGACATGGTGCAGGGGCGCGAGGCGCATCTGTTCGACCGGGCGGTGGATAACCAGGTCAGCCGCCTGCGCCGCAAGATCGAGGAAGACAGCCGCGATCCCAAGCTGATCCAGACGGTGTGGGGCGGCGGCTATCGCCTGGCCGCCGATGTCCGCCGGGTGGCGCAGAGCAAGGGCTGA
- the pabB gene encoding aminodeoxychorismate synthase component I translates to MAEYQPFVLLDDAREEGASDAQLFEAPSAIFVAWRPEEVASVLEAADAAQRESGGTLAGYLAYEAGLALEPRLMQHAAERCGADGPLVWFGLFDKAQTIPAAEIPQWLAAKAGTGPASIGPLDPQISIGAYLEAFETLQEAIRAGDIYQANLTMPLAGAARGDPLAIYAAIRPAANAGYGGVIFDGSHWLLSFSPELFFSLKDGQARCKPMKGTRPRGRAEEEDRALAAELSSSVKDKAENLMIVDLMRNDLSRVARAGTVRVEQPFHVETYPTVHTMVTTVRAQLADEKGAMDMLRALFPCGSITGAPKIRAMELIQQVERDARGPYCGAIGRIGPNGDAAFNVAIRTIRLTPGENDRHRAVLGVGGAIVADSNGMEEWRECLVKGGFVRGEAGGHDLLETMRFDPAGGIPLLEMHLERIKQSAAELGFAFDRHETRNRIQALCFELEKPAKLRLLLARSGEVTLEAQSMPAAPDGPVRCVALPLPVVPGDWRLRHKSTDRSFYQAALDVAKANDAGEALFVRHDGLLTEGSFTSIFVEREGILLTPPATLGLLPGVFRRSLLEEGRAQEAKLTLEDLGDGFMLGNAVRGLMPAMLVSA, encoded by the coding sequence ATGGCCGAATACCAACCTTTCGTCCTGCTGGACGACGCGCGCGAGGAAGGCGCCAGCGATGCGCAATTGTTCGAAGCGCCGAGCGCAATTTTCGTCGCCTGGCGGCCGGAAGAGGTCGCCAGCGTGCTGGAAGCAGCCGATGCGGCGCAGCGCGAAAGCGGCGGCACGCTGGCCGGATATCTCGCCTATGAAGCCGGGCTGGCGCTTGAACCCCGGCTGATGCAGCACGCGGCGGAACGCTGCGGCGCGGACGGGCCGCTGGTCTGGTTCGGATTGTTCGACAAGGCGCAGACCATACCGGCGGCGGAAATTCCGCAATGGCTGGCTGCGAAGGCGGGCACCGGGCCGGCAAGCATCGGCCCGCTCGATCCGCAGATTTCCATCGGCGCCTATCTGGAAGCGTTCGAAACCCTGCAGGAGGCAATCCGCGCCGGGGACATTTATCAGGCGAATCTGACCATGCCGCTGGCAGGGGCCGCACGTGGCGACCCGCTGGCCATCTATGCTGCCATCCGCCCGGCGGCGAATGCGGGCTATGGCGGCGTGATCTTCGATGGATCGCACTGGCTGCTGAGCTTCAGCCCCGAATTGTTCTTCAGCCTGAAGGACGGGCAGGCTAGGTGCAAGCCGATGAAGGGCACCCGCCCCCGCGGCCGGGCAGAGGAAGAAGACCGCGCGCTGGCGGCGGAACTTTCCAGCTCGGTCAAGGACAAGGCCGAAAACCTGATGATCGTGGACCTCATGCGTAACGATCTCAGCCGCGTGGCCAGGGCGGGAACGGTCCGCGTCGAACAGCCTTTCCACGTCGAAACCTATCCCACGGTGCACACCATGGTCACCACGGTCCGCGCGCAGCTGGCCGATGAAAAGGGCGCCATGGACATGCTGCGCGCCCTGTTCCCCTGCGGATCGATCACCGGCGCGCCCAAGATCCGCGCGATGGAACTGATCCAGCAGGTGGAACGCGATGCGCGCGGCCCCTATTGTGGGGCAATCGGCCGGATCGGCCCCAATGGCGATGCCGCCTTCAACGTGGCGATCCGCACCATCCGCCTGACACCCGGAGAGAATGACCGGCACCGCGCCGTGCTGGGCGTGGGCGGGGCGATCGTGGCCGATAGCAACGGCATGGAAGAATGGCGCGAATGCCTGGTGAAGGGCGGCTTCGTCCGGGGCGAGGCCGGCGGGCACGATCTGCTGGAAACCATGCGTTTCGATCCGGCCGGCGGTATTCCGCTGCTGGAAATGCACCTGGAACGTATCAAGCAAAGCGCAGCCGAACTGGGCTTTGCCTTCGATCGCCACGAAACGCGCAATCGCATCCAGGCCCTGTGTTTCGAACTGGAAAAACCGGCCAAGCTGCGCCTTCTGCTGGCCCGCAGCGGTGAAGTGACGCTGGAAGCGCAGTCCATGCCCGCCGCGCCCGATGGCCCGGTTCGCTGTGTCGCGCTGCCTCTGCCGGTCGTGCCGGGTGACTGGCGCCTGCGGCACAAGAGCACGGACCGGTCCTTCTACCAGGCGGCTCTGGACGTGGCGAAAGCCAATGACGCGGGGGAGGCGCTGTTCGTGCGGCATGACGGATTGCTGACTGAAGGCAGCTTCACCAGTATCTTCGTTGAACGCGAAGGAATATTGCTGACACCGCCCGCCACGCTGGGCCTGCTGCCCGGCGTATTCCGCCGTTCCCTGCTGGAAGAAGGCCGCGCGCAGGAAGCGAAATTGACGCTGGAAGATCTGGGGGATGGTTTCATGCTGGGGAATGCCGTGCGCGGCCTGATGCCTGCTATGCTGGTTTCCGCATGA